From Actinopolymorpha cephalotaxi, one genomic window encodes:
- a CDS encoding SGNH/GDSL hydrolase family protein, which yields MTMHERNDLISTPIGPGLLRGAVEWERTERGLAPHRLPAWARAQCADPQLAMAESQPSGVRLVFRSEATVVELDVAPTRRVYPGAPPRPDGVYDLLVDGQLAGQAVATGGDTITVDLATGTSEHRTGPAGTIVFDGLPARTKDVEIWLPHNEATELVALRTNASVQPAPDNGRPVWLHHGSSISHGSNATSPSTIWPALAASLGEVELTNLGFGGGALLDPFTARVMRDSRADLISVKLGINLVNADLMRLRAFTPAVHGFLDTVREGHPTTPLLVVSAIHCPIQEDTPGPLAFDFEALAAGEVRFRATGDPDERAAGKLTLTVIRDELARIVAQRSVDDPNLHYLDGLKLYGEKDFAELPLPDGVHPDSATHRLIGERFAQLAFGEGGPLAKERARPERP from the coding sequence TGGCGCCGCACCGGCTCCCCGCGTGGGCCCGCGCCCAGTGCGCCGACCCGCAGCTGGCCATGGCGGAGTCCCAGCCGTCCGGCGTACGACTGGTCTTTCGTAGCGAGGCCACCGTCGTGGAACTGGACGTGGCGCCCACCAGGCGGGTCTATCCGGGCGCACCGCCTCGCCCGGACGGCGTCTACGACCTGCTGGTCGACGGACAGCTCGCCGGCCAGGCGGTCGCGACCGGTGGTGACACCATCACCGTCGACCTGGCCACCGGCACCAGCGAGCACCGGACCGGGCCCGCCGGCACCATCGTCTTCGACGGCCTGCCCGCGCGGACGAAGGACGTCGAGATCTGGCTGCCGCACAACGAGGCCACCGAACTCGTCGCCCTGCGTACGAACGCGTCCGTCCAGCCCGCGCCGGACAACGGGCGTCCGGTGTGGCTGCACCACGGAAGCTCCATCAGCCACGGATCCAACGCCACGAGCCCCAGCACGATCTGGCCGGCGCTCGCCGCATCTCTCGGCGAGGTCGAGCTCACCAACCTCGGCTTCGGCGGCGGCGCACTCCTGGACCCGTTCACCGCACGGGTGATGCGGGACAGCCGCGCCGACCTGATCAGCGTCAAGCTCGGCATCAACCTGGTCAACGCCGACCTGATGCGGCTGCGCGCGTTCACCCCCGCTGTGCACGGGTTTCTCGACACCGTTCGCGAGGGCCACCCGACCACTCCCCTGCTGGTGGTGTCCGCGATCCACTGTCCGATCCAGGAGGACACTCCCGGCCCGTTGGCGTTCGACTTCGAGGCCCTCGCCGCGGGAGAGGTGCGGTTCCGGGCCACCGGCGATCCGGACGAACGCGCCGCCGGCAAGCTCACGTTGACAGTGATCCGGGACGAGCTGGCCCGCATCGTCGCGCAACGGTCGGTCGACGACCCCAACCTGCACTACCTCGACGGCCTGAAACTCTACGGTGAGAAGGACTTCGCCGAGCTCCCGCTCCCCGACGGGGTGCACCCGGACTCCGCGACCCATCGCCTCATCGGTGAACGCTTCGCCCAGTTGGCCTTCGGCGAGGGCGGGCCGCTGGCGAAGGAGCGCGCGCGTCCCGAGCGGCCCTGA